A single region of the Neisseriaceae bacterium genome encodes:
- a CDS encoding UDP-N-acetylmuramoyl-L-alanyl-D-glutamate--2,6-diaminopimelate ligase: MYSTMESVDWNQIKPLESIYFEGSVVADSRKIKNGDIFIAYCGEYVDGRKFIPQAVARGAVAVIYQATSDFIAIDYGVPMYAVENLPRLAGIITSHLLHNISSNIKVLGVTGTNGKTSITQWLAQALDKLGEKSAVIGTNGNGFWHTLEKSTHTTPDAVSVQNLIKSYVQQKANYLSIEVSSHGIDQARVNGIEFDTVVFTNLTRDHLDYHHSFTNYFEVKKRLFYWNKLRHAVINIDDSYGQKLVAELKQNNPGLMISSYGFSDEATIYIEKANYSLEGMILTLSSPWGRVIINNSLLGAFNAQNLAATFGILCGLGYMPDKVAGVLNQIKPAKGRMQSIRYPDRPVVIVDYAHTPDALQNVLQSLAVFRNKRSKSGKIWCVFGCGGDRDSGKRPLMGHIAQEYADYCVVTSDNPRNEHPEKIIQDILPVKNSVLIEVDREKAIAYAIQNAKSEDIVLIAGKGHENYQEISGIRHYFDDLEIAQKYLEVEKK; the protein is encoded by the coding sequence ATGTATAGTACTATGGAATCAGTTGATTGGAATCAAATTAAACCTTTGGAAAGTATTTATTTTGAAGGTTCTGTTGTCGCTGACTCTAGGAAAATTAAAAATGGTGATATATTTATTGCTTATTGTGGCGAATATGTAGATGGTAGGAAATTTATCCCACAAGCAGTTGCCAGAGGGGCGGTGGCTGTTATTTATCAAGCAACATCTGACTTTATTGCAATTGATTATGGGGTTCCAATGTATGCAGTTGAAAATTTACCTAGACTGGCGGGTATTATTACTTCTCATCTGCTGCATAATATAAGTAGTAATATAAAGGTATTGGGTGTTACGGGTACTAATGGAAAAACTTCTATAACTCAATGGCTAGCTCAAGCATTAGATAAGTTAGGAGAAAAATCTGCAGTCATAGGTACTAATGGTAATGGGTTTTGGCATACATTAGAAAAATCAACCCATACGACACCTGATGCAGTATCTGTACAAAATTTAATTAAGAGCTATGTACAACAAAAGGCTAATTACTTATCTATAGAAGTGTCTAGTCATGGTATTGATCAGGCCAGAGTAAATGGTATTGAATTCGATACAGTTGTTTTCACCAATTTGACCAGAGATCATTTAGATTATCATCACTCATTTACAAATTATTTTGAAGTGAAAAAAAGATTATTCTATTGGAATAAGTTAAGACATGCAGTAATTAATATTGATGATTCGTACGGACAGAAATTAGTTGCTGAATTAAAACAAAACAATCCCGGTTTAATGATAAGCAGTTATGGATTTTCTGATGAGGCGACTATTTATATTGAGAAAGCTAATTACTCATTGGAGGGAATGATACTCACTTTAAGTTCACCTTGGGGTAGGGTGATTATTAATAATTCTTTATTAGGTGCGTTTAATGCTCAAAATTTAGCAGCAACGTTTGGTATTTTATGTGGTTTGGGTTATATGCCTGACAAGGTAGCAGGGGTTTTAAATCAGATCAAACCTGCTAAAGGTCGTATGCAATCGATTCGATACCCTGATCGTCCGGTTGTGATTGTTGATTATGCGCATACACCAGATGCATTACAAAATGTTTTACAATCTTTGGCTGTATTTAGAAATAAAAGGAGTAAAAGTGGAAAAATATGGTGCGTATTTGGTTGTGGTGGTGATAGAGATTCAGGTAAAAGGCCGTTGATGGGACATATAGCACAAGAGTATGCAGACTATTGTGTTGTGACAAGTGATAATCCTAGAAATGAACATCCTGAGAAAATTATCCAAGATATTCTTCCTGTAAAAAATTCAGTCTTAATTGAGGTGGATAGAGAAAAAGCCATTGCCTATGCTATTCAAAATGCCAAATCAGAAGATATTGTCTTAATTGCAGGCAAGGGGCACGAAAATTATCAAGAAATTTCAGGTATTAGACATTATTTTGATGATTTGGAAATTGCCCAAAAATATTTAGAAGTAGAAAAAAAATGA